In the genome of Calliopsis andreniformis isolate RMS-2024a chromosome 10, iyCalAndr_principal, whole genome shotgun sequence, one region contains:
- the LOC143185155 gene encoding armadillo repeat-containing protein 3, producing the protein MNSEQNFFNSTIIDHFRVATIFNLKVNLINYNDRFSFFYFYENLIKTKKRKMGSKYVDKNVSKGKKRVDREEETKYKFDPLRLEIKYPGTAILLLQCEEKAILLAAAAALAKFGRKAQANLEVLFDLKIVNSVIPLIEHEDLFTRRFAAMLLAEMTAIPNVRNYLLESNYYIPHFTKILINDKDIFIQEFFSLILAEMSKDIFGAAQLLKQCSNMDYLFEKLESPDPDVKKNNIEIIYNLLQDPIGAEAIIKAKVHWDNQLVYGNIISTIDIGNIFHFFQSFDLNLVYNLFNSPYREIQSLALNVVADLVSRNRDDHLQQIFRESSGLQALLKFLDNDEWKDLHTETLRILRLASDNSTTVELLNDIGGITQILKYVNDTQNSKLFMDALDVAVCLSNTPRGREALYTYGIIDHLLYTLKNSVQPNIHEIVCHGIGMMTLNNKPAKELTESNCVEDILEVFKNENLKLTSREAALFALNQLLKCDIKNCHQFLNIQGHVNDGKKFNYLVRLMKQTEKTVYVEILVGVVECLTVIARNQTLRTILLHADVIDAICASFELVCPSMNDYKIACCNALSMLCVDKAGRASFLKNDSSKECSHSTDSIIMRRFGSLGRFCYSEIFELVSREKISIMTKIQMIEFIDENSMLNNRSTARVVPSWDTCIAALFDSHLPIKFAFTGRLSMHDVTQDGFYVLRRNVCPFPILDDIFKFKFCPKEPVYVVNCIRSHSSSFEEGVLRQSVVESNDASQRYILPIESDQISTEDITRKGVFLSSEILNMTMDSKFGRLQCDPCLYDYIELFKCKLVAAESKKVASETKAGLVNISYIASRAKILAKFVAQQMSGPDPLIRCVDHQLEIHLKEIKDSIETSVIPLGMLRVGSYFERALLFKVIADRIHLPAALVRGEYGKAWIEIAIPQVKDPSDEASFQIYFEKDTSCPEFIEIRESVFSHPYKEDIIPDHVPIDQHQFIFPTKLMRPNFIVDLMNSPGDLIPIGSRRAEIYCEKQLVCERICLN; encoded by the exons ATGAATTCAGAACAGAATTTTTTTAATAGTACTATTATCGATCATTTTCGGGTTGCAACTATATTCAATTTAAAGGTT AATTTGATAAATTACAATGATCGCTTCTCATTCTTTTActtttatgaaaatttaatCAAAACTAAAAAAAGAAAGATGGGGTCAAAATACGTAGAC AAAAATGTGTCGAAAGGAAAGAAACGTGTAGATCGTGAAGAAGAAACGAAATATAAGTTCGATCCTCTTCGTTTAGAAATAAAATACCCTGGAACAGCAATACTGCTTTTACAGTGTGAAGAAAAAGCTATACTTTTAGCTGCAGCTGCAGCTTTAGCGAAATTCGGAAGAAAAGCACAAGCAAATTTGGAAGTCCTGTTCGATCTTAAGATTGTGAATAGTGTGATACCTCTGATCGAACATGAAGATTTGTTCACCAGAAG ATTTGCTGCAATGCTTCTGGCAGAGATGACCGCCATTCCCAATGTCCGTAACTACTTGCTGGAGTCCAATTACTACATTCCACACTTTACTAAAATTCTTATCAATGATAAGGACATCTTCATACAGGAATTTTTTTCTTTGATATTAGCAGAAATGTCTAAAGATATATTTGGTGCAGCTCAATTATTGAAACAGTGCTCAAACATGGATTACTTATTTGAAAAACTTGAATCTCCCGATCCAGATGTGAAGAAAAATAACATAGAGATTATATACAACCTACTTCAAGATCCCATTGGAGCAGAAGCGATTATAAAGGCAAAGGTTCACTGGGATAATCAGTTAGTCTACGGCAATATAATTTCCACTATCGATATTGGAAATATCTTTCATTTTTTTCAGAGTTTCGACTTGAATCTTGTGTACAACCTTTTTAATTCACCTTATCGTGAGATTCAGAGCCTAGCACTGAATGTGGTGGCTGATTTAGTCAGCAGAAATCGGGATGACCATTTGCAGCAGATTTTCCGGGAATCAAGCGGTCTACAAGCTTTGCTAAAGTTTTTAGAC AACGACGAATGGAAAGATCTTCATACGGAAACGCTTAGGATCCTGCGTTTAGCTTCTGATAATTCTACAACTGTAGAACTATTAAACGATATTGGAGGTATTACACAAATATTAAAGTATGTGAATGATACGCAAAATTCGAAACTCTTCATGGATGCACTGGATGTAGCTGTTTGTTTATCGAACACACCCAGAGGAAGAGAG GCACTTTATACTTATGGGATTATCGATCACTTATTGTATACTCTGAAAAACAGTGTGCAGCCCAATATACATGAAATTGTTTGTCACGGTATTGGAATGATGACTCTTAACAATAAGCCTGCTAAAGAATTAACTGAGAGCAATTGTGTAGAGGACATTTTAG AAGTATTCAAAAATGAGAACTTAAAATTGACTAGTAGAGAAGCAGCTTTATTCGCCTTGAACCAGCTATTGAAGTGTGATATAAAAAATTGCCATCAGTTCTTGAATATCCAAGGACatgtaaatgatggaaaaaagtTT AATTATCTCGTACGACTGATGAAGCAAACAGAAAAGACAGTTTATGTAGAAATATTGGTGGGAGTCGTTGAATGTTTAACAGTCATTGCAAGAAATCAAACTTTAAGAACTATCTTGCTTCATGCAGATGTCATCGATGCGATATGTGCATCTTTTGAA TTGGTGTGCCCATCAATGAACGATTACAAAATTGCATGTTGCAATGCACTTTCCATGTTGTGCGTAGACAAAGCCGGAAGAGCCAGTTTTCTGAAA AACGATTCCAGTAAGGAATGCAGCCACTCAACTGATTCAATTATTATGCGCAGATTCGGTTCTCTCGGACGCTTTTGTTACAGCGAAATATTTGAATTAGTAAGTCGTGAAAAAATTTCGATTATGACAAAGATTCAAATGATTGAATTTATCGATGAAAACAGTATGCTGAATAATCGATCCACTGCAAGAGTCGTTCCTTCATGGGACACGTGCATAGCGGCGCTCTTTGATTCACATCTACCAATAAAATTTGCCTTCACTGGACGGCTTTCTATGCACGATGTCACTCAGGATGGATTTTACGTTCTCAGAAGAAATGTCTGCCC GTTTCCTATACTGGacgatatatttaaatttaagttCTGTCCAAAGGAACCCGTTTACGTCGTAAATTGTATTCGATCCCACTCATCCAGCTTCGAAGAAGGAGTTCTGCGTCAATCCGTTGTAGAAAGTAA CGATGCATCCCAACGATATATTTTGCCTATAGAATCTGATCAAATTAGTACAGAAGATATAACTCGAAAAGGTGTATTTTTGTCATCTGAAATCCTAAACATGACAATGGATTCAAAATTTGGTCGCCTTCAATGTGATCCTTGTCTTTACGACTATATAGAACTTTTCAAGTGCAAGCTTGTCGCAGCAGAGTCGAAAAAAGT AGCTTCAGAAACAAAAGCAGGATTAGTGAATATCAGCTACATAGCATCACGTGCCAAAATATTGGCTAAATTTGTAGCTCAGCAAATGTCAGGACCTGATCCTTTAATCAGATGCGTGGATCATCAGTTGGAAATTCATCTGAAAGAAATCAAAGACAGCATAGAGACTAGTGTAATCCCATTGGGAATGCTCAGAGTTGGTTCCTATTTTGAAAGAGCTCTGCTTTTCAAAGTAATAGCTGACAGGATACATTTACCTGCTGCTTTGGTGCGAGGGGAGTATGGAAAAGCTTGGATAGAAATAGCAATACCTCAG GTGAAGGATCCATCCGATGAAGCTTCTTTTCAAATCTACTTTGAGAAAGATACTTCTTGCCCAGAATTTATAGAAATACGCGAATCCGTTTTTTCTCATCCATATAAGGAGGACATAATTCCAGACCACGTTCCAATAGATCAGCACCAATTTATTTTCCCAACAAAGTTGATGAGACCGAATTTTATTGTTGACTTAATGAACTCTCCCGGAGATTTGATTCCAATTGGCAGTCGCCGAGCCGAAATATATTGTGAAAAACAATTAGTTTGCGAAAGAATATGTCTTAACTGA
- the Sse gene encoding extra spindle pole bodies like 1, separase isoform X1 translates to MEEIFEILKRCRLRNENYEEKSSVSKDDSLRDVQMDVEKFLASARCSVGSVEYANLNKMLAICYLKMDNELKAICHLIESHAVILRQQILHRSMKTEMRKSIFNTQQNHGLKSSYVEFNLDGTIAVHDLKAKLFDLPKEWYMIQITAQYKSPNVCEYKKFASDAIHEMHITILPTGTKEVEPLCITLPKPNSHSVYDICYEIKKIISNNRSELQATYANNELYWKMREKQNTNMKTAIQALEHTWLREWRVLFIADPLDKHDLVENIVKMIDKLIMDYKMSQSISKRSKWLLKKVALAACFLTREEIAQAVKYVLHDHDKLADSIILSIYGKLTCIQELKDAIRKTLVLIIDEYMDYLPFESMEILRSHPITRFPSLHIVYALFKEHESTMKNGCKIIKVKNNMGTCIVNPAGNLTKMEKRMRLFIEYWLPNWKSWYNIEPQEEVFEDALVNYDILMYNGHGSGIQYLSGEQIERLKVKSIVLLFGCSSVKLLAIGGRYPPCGVSNQYLIASSPSVLGMLWEVTDADIDKMTTNFISNWIPSPLNRPWTDVDINTWCAGSLKFLDKNSLTTTQNVPMEPEMLRAVAKSKNICSQYMTAAAIVVRGLPIKLI, encoded by the exons ATGGAAGAAATCTTTGAAATTCTTAAAAGGTGTCGTTTGCGAAACGAAAACTATGAAGAAAAATCAAGCGTTTCTAAAGACGACTCGTTAAGAGATGTACAAATGGATGTTGAAAAATTTCTTGCAAGTGCAAGATGTAGCGTAGGAAGTGTCGAATATGCAAATCTAAATAAAATGCTGGCGATTTGTTATTTAAAG ATGGACAATGAACTTAAAGCTATATGTCATTTAATTGAATCTCATGCAGTGATACTACGTCAACAAATATTACATAGAAGTATGAAAACAGAGATGcgtaaatcaattttcaatactcaacagaatcatGGGCTTAAATCTTCATATGTTGAGTTTAACCTAGATGGTACAATTGCTGTTCATGATTTGAAAGCAAAATTGTTTGATTTGCCTAAAG AGTGGTATATGATTCAAATAACTGCTCAGTACAAGTCTCCAAATGTTTGCGAATACAAAAAATTTGCATCAGATGCGATACATGAAATGCACATTACCATCCTACCAACAGGAACTAAAGAGGTAGAACCTTTGTGTATAACATTACCAAAGCCTAATTCGCATTCCGTTTATGATATTTGTTATGAAATCAAGAAGATAATTTCAAATAATCGGTCAGAACTTCAAGCAACTTATGCGAACAATGAATTATATTGGAAAATGCGTGAGAAGCAGAATACAAACATGAAG ACTGCGATACAGGCATTAGAACACACATGGTTACGAGAATGGAGAGTTTTATTTATAGCGGATCCACTAGATAAACATGACTTAGTAGAGAATATTGTAAAAATGATAGATAAATTAATTATGGATTATAAAATGTC acAGAGTATATCAAAACGATCTAAGTGGTTACTAAAGAAAGTAGCATTAGCTGCATGTTTTCTTACACGGGAAGAGATAGCACAAGCAGTGAAATACGTGCTTCATGATCATGACAAACTTGCAGATAGTATTATACTATCTATATATGGAAAATTAACATGTATACAAGAATTAAAAGATGCAATTAGGAAAACATTAGTTTTAATTATTGATGAG TACATGGACTACTTACCTTTTGAATCCATGGAAATACTAAGATCACATCCTATTACTCGTTTTCCATCATTGCACATTGTATATGCTTTATTTAAAGAACATGAAAGCACAATGAAGAATGGTTGTAAGATAATTAAAGTTAAAAATAATATGGGTACATGCATAGTTAATCCAGCAGGCAATTTAACTAAAATGGAAAAACGCATGAGACtctttattgaatattggttaCCAAATTGGAAAAGCTGGTATAATATTGAACCACAAGAAGAAGTTTTTGAAGATGCTTTAGTCAACTATGATATACTAAT GTATAATGGTCATGGTAGCGGCATACAGTACTTATCAGGCGAACAAATAGAAAGGCTTAAAGTAAAATCAATTGTTTTATTGTTTGGCTGTAGCAGTGTAAAATTATTGGCAATAGGGGGACGTTATCCACCATGCGGTGTTTCCAATCAGTATTTAATAGCTAGCag TCCCTCTGTGCTTGGTATGTTGTGGGAAGTTACGGATGCTGATATTGATAAAATGACTACAAATTTTATTAGTAATTGGATACCATCACCATTGAACAGACCATGGACCGATGTTGATATTAACACATGGTGTGCGGGTTCTTTGA AGTTTTTAGACAAAAATTCATTAACTACCACACAAAATGTACCTATGGAACCTGAGATGCTAAGGGCAGTAGCAAAATCTAAAAACATTTGTTCCCAGTACATGACTGCAGCTGCCATAGTGGTACGAGGGCTACCGATAAAATTAATTTAA
- the Mmy gene encoding UDP-N-acetylglucosamine pyrophosphorylase mmy encodes MESLQRELADYGQEHLLRFWVQLSKEEKNELCQDISELNLAEVTSYYQKAVHRSSSMCKNMLDDKVSPIPNESIASVKTSDKEQLRMYEKIGLQEIANGKVAVLLMAGGQGTRLGVSYPKGMYNVGLPSGKTLFQLQAERILCLQNIAEKECGKMGEITWYILTSEATHDETLTFLKEHNYFNLKERNVKAFKQGMLPCFTLDGKIILDEKHKISKAPDGNGGLYRALKTQGILDDMAQRKIRSVHAHSVDNILIKVADPVFLGYCLSVSTDCGVKVVEKSSPSEPVGLVCKVEDTYQVVEYSEISKETAELRYNDGRLVYHAANICNHYFTTDFLYAIGNTYEKEMQLHAAKKKIPYVDIDGNRKVPASPNGIKIEKFVFDVFRFAKQLAVWEGIREDDFSPLKNADSSGQDCPSTARNDVLKLHKKWLLNAGAVRVVKDVEVSPLLSYAGENLDHAKGQSYEGPFVLE; translated from the exons ATGGAATCTCTCCAAAGAGAACTCGCCGATTACGGCCAGGAACATCTGTTAAGATTCTGGGTTCAACTATCAAAGGAAGAGAAGAATGAGCTTTGTCAAGATATATCTGAATTGAATCTTGCAGAGGTAACATCGTACTACCAGAAGGCAGTGCACAGAAGTTCTTCTATGTGTAAAAATATGTTGGATGATAAAGTGTCTCCTATTCCTAATGAAAGTATTGCATCTGTCAAAACATCTGATAAAGAACAATTGAGAATGTACGAGAAAATAGGATTGCAGGAGATAGCAAATGGTAAAGTAGCTGTATTGCTAATGGCAGGTGGTCAGGGTACACGTTTAGGAGTATCTTATCCTAAAGGCATGTACAATGTTGGTCTACCTTCTGGTAAAACTTTGTTTCAATTGCAAGCAGAACGAATACTTTGTTTGCAAAATATAGCAGAGAAAGAATGTGGAAAAATGGGAGAAATAACATG gtACATATTAACCAGTGAAGCTACTCACGATGAAACTCTCACTTTCCTTAAGGAACATAATTATTTCAATTTGAAAGAAAGAAATGTTAAAGCCTTCAAACAAGGTATGCTACCGTGTTTCACGCTTGATGGAAAAATAATTTTAGATGAGAAACATAAAATTTCTAAAGCACCGGATGGAAATGGGGGCCtttatagagctttgaagacgcAAGGAATATTAGATGACATGGCACAGCGTAAAATTCGCAGTGTTCATGCTCATTCAGTTGATAATATCTTAATAAAAGTAGCAGATCCTGTTTTTCTGGGATACTGTTTATCTGTGTCTACCGATTGTGGAGTTAAGGTTGTAGAAAAGTCTTCACCGAGTGAACCAGTAGGACTTGTGTGTAAA gTTGAGGATACGTATCAAGTTGTTGAGTATAGTGAAATTTCAAAAGAAACAGCAGAATTACGTTACAATGATGGACGATTAGTATATCACGCTGCAAATATTTGTAACCACTATTTTACTACCGATTTTTTATACGCTATCGGTAATACatacgaaaaagaaatgcaACTGCATGCTGCTAAAAAAAAAATTCCGTATGTTGACATAGACGGAAACCGAAAGGTTCCTGCATCCCCGAATGgtattaaaatagaaaaatttgtATTTGATGTATTCAGATTTGCCAAACAATTGGCAGTTTGGGAAGGAATTCGTGAAGATGATTTCAGtcctttgaagaatgcagattcctCTGGTCAGGATTGCCCAAGCACTGCTCGTAACGATGTACTTAAACTACATAAAAAATGGTTATTAAACGCTGGAGCAGTACGTGTTGTAAAAGATGTAGAAGTATCTCCTTTATTGTCATATGCAGGAGAAAATTTAGATCATGCAAAAGGACAGTCATACGAAGGTCCTTTTGTTTTGGAATAA
- the Gmppb gene encoding GDP-mannose pyrophosphorylase B, with amino-acid sequence MQRKRKKTGTMRALILVGGYGTRLRPLTLSRPKPLVEFANKPMLLHQIEALVETNVTEIILAVSYRAEEMERNLGEEAKKLGVRLIFSHEPEPLGTAGPLALVRDLLCSGDEPFFVLNSDIICDFPFKQLLDFHKNHGKEGTIIVTKVEEPSKYGVVVYEDDGKIESFVEKPQEFISNKINAGMYIFNPSVLKRIELKPTSIEKEIFPLMAQDGELFAMELTGFWMDVGQPKDFLKGMSMYLTSLRQKFPEKLYSGPGVVGNVLIDETAKIGKDCRIGPNVTIGPGVVLSDGCCIKRSTILKSAIIKEHAWLDGCIVGWRSVVGRWVRMEGTTVLGEDVIVKDELYINGGQVLPHKSISNSVPEPQIIM; translated from the exons ATGCAAcggaaaagaaagaaaacagGAACAATGCGGGCGTTAATTCTTGTTGGAGGATATGGAACAAGATTGAGACCACTTACGTTAAGCAGACCCAAACCATTAGTTGAATTCGCTAATAAACCAATGCTTTTGCATCAAATAGAAGCTTTG GTGGAAACAAATGTAACGGAGATCATATTGGCAGTTTCATACCGTGCAGAAGAAATGGAAAGAAATTTAGGTGAAGAAGCAAAAAAGTTAGGAGTGCGTTTAATTTTTTCACATGAACCAGAACCTCTAGGTACTGCAGGCCCTTTAGCACTTGTGCGTGATCTTTTGTGTTCAGGGGATGAACCATTTTTTGTTCTAAATTCCGATATTATCTGTGACTTTCCATTCAAGCAACTGCTTGATTTTCATAAAAATCATGGCAAAGAGGGTACAATAATTGTTACCAAAGTAGAGGAACCATCAAAATATGGTGTGGTTGTCTATGAGGATGATGGAAAAATAGAAAGTTTTGTAGAGAAACCACAAGAATTTATatcaaataaaattaatgcAG GGATGTACATTTTTAATCCGAGTGTCTTGAAAAGGATAGAATTAAAACCTACATCTATAGAGAAAGAAATTTTCCCATTAATGGCCCAAGATGGAGAACTATTTGCAATGGAATTGACAGGATTTTGGATGGATGTAGGACAACCAAAAGATTTCCTTAAAG GAATGAGTATGTACCTGACATCTTTAAGACAGAAATTTCCAGAAAAATTATACTCTGGTCCTGGTGTAGTAGGAAATGTTTTAATCGATGAAACAGCAAAGATTGGTAAAGATTGTAGGATAGGTCCCAATGTTACAATTGGCCCTGGTGTTGTATTATCCGATGGATGTTGTATCAAACGAAGCACTATTCTTAAATCAGCCATAATAAAAGAACATGCTTGGTTAGATGG GTGCATTGTTGGTTGGAGAAGTGTTGTAGGACGTTGGGTTCGTATGGAAGGTACAACGGTACTTGGCGAAGATGTAATTGTTAAAGATGAACTCTACATCAATGGAGGTCAAGTTTTACcacacaagagtatttccaattCTGTGCCAGAACCGCAAATAATTATGTGA
- the Egr gene encoding TNF superfamily member 12 eiger: protein MTSILLGEEAKVAKMKQKLINKMPVKEETRTFLSFSRENLNISQSDLEQGFNKHRFRRNKSTILSIAALTIALLCLGLELWKLRYSIMNKREIDELKRDVESLKHRLLEEDLLDELKAFEEKLYAQESNDEDEDPTEGDIDNVDYDSNYDDDAFSSHDYSLDYTPPTYGARPSDFPDFSSTISPVPSPSELQESSDQAMMELLAAVRKAEVKHDQELKKNVKENHRKIEEEYLLEQRTKKAPENKSQELKNNAKRKRDLLNSENATNFMLEIMASKHKRSVDRNNMTKIIAGGPAAERSFEQKSTEEVENMSTEAQSRHPPKKYYTRSFSESVRTFSSIEKQNSNVRNTERQPKKSARRLRKNSRTSRAIIAAHYGADKGKLSKKDAEHFGNGRVRHFDTVFKAWSPSDWVDNLKMNQHFEMKENGSLVVHQDGMYLVYAQIYYIDDRNEAGFHLKVNNQAILQCSVVNHHARTGTQSCFSAQVTFLNKNDILVLQEASDSSRFALLEAEKTFLGLVKLGEKPR, encoded by the exons ATGACTTCTATATTGCTTGGAGAAGAGGCAAAGGTCGCCAAGATGAAGCAGAAGTTGATAAACAAAATGCCCGTTAAAGAGGAGACGCGTACATTCTTGAGTTTTTCCagggaaaatttgaatatctccCAGTCTGATCTGGAGCAGGGTTTCAATAAACATCGTTTCCGGCGAAATAAAAGCACGATACTTAGCATCGCTGCTCTAACGATCGCTCTTCTTTGTCTCGGTCTAGAACTATGGAAATTGCGTTATTCGATTATGAACAAGCGTGAAATCGATGAGCTGAAGAGAGACGTAGAGAGCTTGAAACACCGTTTGCTCGAAGAAGATCTTCTCGACGAGTTAAAGGCGTTTGAGGAAAAG TTATACGCTCAAGAGTCGAATGACGAGGATGAAGATCCAACCGAAGGAGACATTGACAATGTTGATTATGATTCTAATTATGACGATGATGCTTTTTCCTCGCATGACTATTCCTTGGATTACACACCTCCTACATACGGTGCTAGGCCGTCTGATTTTCCAGACTTCTCGTCGACAATTTCTCCAGTACCTTCTCCGTCAGAGCTTCAAGAGAGCTCCGACCAGGCGATGATGGAGTTACTGGCTGCTGTACGAAAGGCTGAAGTCAAGCATGATCAAGAGTTAAAAAAAAACGTAAAAGAAAACCACAGAAAGATAGAAGAAGAGTATCTTCTCGAACAACGTACAAAGAAAGCTCCTGAGAACAAGTCACAAGAGTTGAAGAATAATGCTAAACGGAAACGCGACCTGCTAAACTCAGAAAATGCGACAAACTTTATGTTGGAGATAATGGCTTCAAAACACAAAAGATCTGTCGATAGAAACAACATGACAAAAATAATAGCGGGTGGTCCAGCTGCTGAGAGAAGTTTTGAACAGAAGAGTACAGAAGAGGTGGAAAACAT GTCAACTGAAGCTCAATCAAGACATCCTCCGAAAAAGTATTACACTCGTTCATTTTCGGAATCCGTTAGAACGTTCTCTTCAATTGAGAAACAAAATTCTAACGTCCGAAACACAGAACGTCAACCTAAAAAATCTGCTCGTAGGCTTCGAAAGAATTCTAGGACGTCTCGAGCAATCATTGCTGCTCACTATGGCGCTGACAAAGGAAAACTCAGCAAAAAGGACGCCGAACATTTTGGAAATGGACGAGTTCgccactttgacactgtttttaAGGCTTGGAGTCCCAGTGATTGGGTAGACAACCTGAAAATGAACCAACATTTTGAAATGAAGGAGAATGGAAGTCTCGTGGTACATCAAGATGGGATGTACTTAGTGTATGCACAGATTTATTATATAGACGACCGGAACGAGGCTGGATTTCACCTGAAAGTGAACAACCAAGCCATCTTGCAATGTAGTGTAGTG AATCACCATGCGAGAACTGGTACTCAATCCTGTTTCTCAGCCCAAGTGACTTTTTTGAACAAGAATGATATTTTAGTGCTACAAGAAGCAAGCGATTCGTCGAGATTCGCTCTTCTTGAAGCTGAAAAAACATTCCTCGGACTGGTGAAGCTCGGGGAGAAACCAAGATGA
- the Sse gene encoding extra spindle pole bodies like 1, separase isoform X2: MEEIFEILKRCRLRNENYEEKSSVSKDDSLRDVQMDVEKFLASARCSVGSVEYANLNKMLAICYLKMDNELKAICHLIESHAVILRQQILHRSMKTEMRKSIFNTQQNHGLKSSYVEFNLDGTIAVHDLKAKLFDLPKEWYMIQITAQYKSPNVCEYKKFASDAIHEMHITILPTGTKEVEPLCITLPKPNSHSVYDICYEIKKIISNNRSELQATYANNELYWKMREKQNTNMKTAIQALEHTWLREWRVLFIADPLDKHDLVENIVKMIDKLIMDYKMSQSISKRSKWLLKKVALAACFLTREEIAQAVKYVLHDHDKLADSIILSIYGKLTCIQELKDAIRKTLVLIIDEYMDYLPFESMEILRSHPITRFPSLHIVYALFKEHESTMKNGCKIIKVKNNMGTCIVNPAGNLTKMEKRMRLFIEYWLPNWKSWYNGHGSGIQYLSGEQIERLKVKSIVLLFGCSSVKLLAIGGRYPPCGVSNQYLIASSPSVLGMLWEVTDADIDKMTTNFISNWIPSPLNRPWTDVDINTWCAGSLKFLDKNSLTTTQNVPMEPEMLRAVAKSKNICSQYMTAAAIVVRGLPIKLI, encoded by the exons ATGGAAGAAATCTTTGAAATTCTTAAAAGGTGTCGTTTGCGAAACGAAAACTATGAAGAAAAATCAAGCGTTTCTAAAGACGACTCGTTAAGAGATGTACAAATGGATGTTGAAAAATTTCTTGCAAGTGCAAGATGTAGCGTAGGAAGTGTCGAATATGCAAATCTAAATAAAATGCTGGCGATTTGTTATTTAAAG ATGGACAATGAACTTAAAGCTATATGTCATTTAATTGAATCTCATGCAGTGATACTACGTCAACAAATATTACATAGAAGTATGAAAACAGAGATGcgtaaatcaattttcaatactcaacagaatcatGGGCTTAAATCTTCATATGTTGAGTTTAACCTAGATGGTACAATTGCTGTTCATGATTTGAAAGCAAAATTGTTTGATTTGCCTAAAG AGTGGTATATGATTCAAATAACTGCTCAGTACAAGTCTCCAAATGTTTGCGAATACAAAAAATTTGCATCAGATGCGATACATGAAATGCACATTACCATCCTACCAACAGGAACTAAAGAGGTAGAACCTTTGTGTATAACATTACCAAAGCCTAATTCGCATTCCGTTTATGATATTTGTTATGAAATCAAGAAGATAATTTCAAATAATCGGTCAGAACTTCAAGCAACTTATGCGAACAATGAATTATATTGGAAAATGCGTGAGAAGCAGAATACAAACATGAAG ACTGCGATACAGGCATTAGAACACACATGGTTACGAGAATGGAGAGTTTTATTTATAGCGGATCCACTAGATAAACATGACTTAGTAGAGAATATTGTAAAAATGATAGATAAATTAATTATGGATTATAAAATGTC acAGAGTATATCAAAACGATCTAAGTGGTTACTAAAGAAAGTAGCATTAGCTGCATGTTTTCTTACACGGGAAGAGATAGCACAAGCAGTGAAATACGTGCTTCATGATCATGACAAACTTGCAGATAGTATTATACTATCTATATATGGAAAATTAACATGTATACAAGAATTAAAAGATGCAATTAGGAAAACATTAGTTTTAATTATTGATGAG TACATGGACTACTTACCTTTTGAATCCATGGAAATACTAAGATCACATCCTATTACTCGTTTTCCATCATTGCACATTGTATATGCTTTATTTAAAGAACATGAAAGCACAATGAAGAATGGTTGTAAGATAATTAAAGTTAAAAATAATATGGGTACATGCATAGTTAATCCAGCAGGCAATTTAACTAAAATGGAAAAACGCATGAGACtctttattgaatattggttaCCAAATTGGAAAAGCTG GTATAATGGTCATGGTAGCGGCATACAGTACTTATCAGGCGAACAAATAGAAAGGCTTAAAGTAAAATCAATTGTTTTATTGTTTGGCTGTAGCAGTGTAAAATTATTGGCAATAGGGGGACGTTATCCACCATGCGGTGTTTCCAATCAGTATTTAATAGCTAGCag TCCCTCTGTGCTTGGTATGTTGTGGGAAGTTACGGATGCTGATATTGATAAAATGACTACAAATTTTATTAGTAATTGGATACCATCACCATTGAACAGACCATGGACCGATGTTGATATTAACACATGGTGTGCGGGTTCTTTGA AGTTTTTAGACAAAAATTCATTAACTACCACACAAAATGTACCTATGGAACCTGAGATGCTAAGGGCAGTAGCAAAATCTAAAAACATTTGTTCCCAGTACATGACTGCAGCTGCCATAGTGGTACGAGGGCTACCGATAAAATTAATTTAA